In Phenylobacterium hankyongense, the sequence GCCACGTCGCTGATCAAGGCGCCATAGATCCAGTGGGCCACGTAGATCAGGGCGACGCCGCATGTCGGCAGCCAGGCGTCCTTGGGCGGCGGCCACAGGCGCGTGTGTTGCGCCGGCAAGCCGCGGCGCGCGCCTTGGCGACTTGCCTCCGATACCTGTGCCACCCGGTCCGCCCCCAACTCGGGCGGAAGAGAGCTTATCGCAGCGAGGCGATCAAGAGGTCCTTGGGCTTGGCCATCGCGGGCTCCGCCGCCGCCGGCGCGGGAGCGCGCGTCGGATCTTCGATCATCGCCCAGGCGAAGGCGTCGCCGTTCACCTGCCGCTGGCGCCAGCGGTAGGGCGCCTGCCGCCAGGGCGTCACCCAGGCCGACATGTTGTCGAGCACGAAGTCGCCGGCCCGCGTGCTGACCAGCAGCACTGCGTGACCTTCGCCCCGGCTGGTGGTCACCAGCGCGATGTTGAGCGCGCGTCGCGGCACGCCGGCGGCGATCAGCGCGCGCTGTTTCTCGAGGACGAAGTCTTCGCAGTCACCATAGCGTTGCCCGTCCTCGAGCGGCGTCGTCCAGTAGTCGGTCGTGCCATAGGTATCGAGGTCTGTGCGCTCGAGGATCGCCCGGTTCACCCGATCGTTGATGCGGTTCAGCTTGGACCACAGCTCAGGCGTCATGGCCGGCGGCCCCGCCTCCTGGGCCGCGTGCGCCTCTGTGGCGGGATCGACGAAGGCGACGCTGGTGACGATGTCGGCGCGGCGGACCACCGCTTCCAGCGGCTCTGCGGCGGGGGCGAGCAGCTCCGTTGGCCAGGCCCAGCTAGCCTTGGTCAAGTGCGGATCCGGCTCGGAGATGGCGGCGGGCGCGCTGACCGCCGCGGCCGCCAGCTGATGCGGGGACATGAGGGCGGACAGCGCCGCGCGGTCGGCGTCGGCCCGGGCGGCGGCGGCGATCACCTGACCGGCGTCGCTGCCGCAGTCCAGCGGCTGGCGCTCGCAGAAAGCCACATAGGCCTGCGGCGGCATCGCCGTCGCGCCCAGCGTCATGGTCGGCTCCGGTCGCGGCGCCGCCAAGCAGGCGGACGCCGACAACCAGAGCCCTGCGGCGAGCAAAAGCTCGCGCAGAGTCTTGTTTTGAAACACCACACCATCACCCAATTAGTCTTATTGAGTGTGGTGTAGCTGTGCGGCTGTTAAGCCTGCCTCTACTTATGTAGTTATTCGGGAGTAAACTGCAACGTAACCTTACGCTTACTATTAAAAGTGGGTGAATTTACCGTTATGGCATTTTAAACCACGATCTCGGGGTGTCCCGGCCGGTCCGCCGCGCCCGCTCTGCGCGGATGGGCGTACGGCGTATTCCGAGCGCTATTCCGTGTCTCGCCGCAGTGCGGTATGGTTGAGGCAGGGGATACGCGTGCGGAGTTCAATGGAAATGCGACGGGTTTCGGCGCCGGCGGCGATGATGGCCGCCTGCATGGGAGTCATCATGTGCCTGGCGGCGACGCCTGGCGCGGCGCAGGCGCCCGCGATTGCAGCGACCGCGCCATCGGCGAACGCCGACTATCGACTTGGCGCGGGAGACAAGATCCGCGTCATCACCTTTGGCGAGGAGGCCCTTACCGGCGAGTTCTTCGTCGGCGGGTCCGGCAAGGTGTCCCTGCCCCTGATCGGTGAGATCCAGGCCGCTGATCTCTCGGTTCGGGAATTCCAGAGCGAGGTCGAGACAGCGCTGAAGCAGGGCTACCTGAAAGAGCCGCGCGTAAGCGTGGAGGTGCTCACCTATCGCCCCTTCTATATTCTCGGCGAGGTGACCAAGCCCGGCGAGTACCCCTACACCAACGGACTGACGGTGCTCAACGCCGTCGCCACGGCCAATGGCTTCACCTATCGCGCCAACACCAAGAAGGTCTTTGTCCGGCACGCCGGCACCAAGGACGAGGCGGAAGTCCCTCTGACCAGCACCACGCAGGTGGCGCCCGGCGACACTGTCCGGATTCCCGAGCGGTTCTTCTAAAGAGCGGGCCTTGCCCG encodes:
- a CDS encoding transglutaminase-like cysteine peptidase; the encoded protein is MTLGATAMPPQAYVAFCERQPLDCGSDAGQVIAAAARADADRAALSALMSPHQLAAAAVSAPAAISEPDPHLTKASWAWPTELLAPAAEPLEAVVRRADIVTSVAFVDPATEAHAAQEAGPPAMTPELWSKLNRINDRVNRAILERTDLDTYGTTDYWTTPLEDGQRYGDCEDFVLEKQRALIAAGVPRRALNIALVTTSRGEGHAVLLVSTRAGDFVLDNMSAWVTPWRQAPYRWRQRQVNGDAFAWAMIEDPTRAPAPAAAEPAMAKPKDLLIASLR
- a CDS encoding polysaccharide biosynthesis/export family protein, whose product is MRRVSAPAAMMAACMGVIMCLAATPGAAQAPAIAATAPSANADYRLGAGDKIRVITFGEEALTGEFFVGGSGKVSLPLIGEIQAADLSVREFQSEVETALKQGYLKEPRVSVEVLTYRPFYILGEVTKPGEYPYTNGLTVLNAVATANGFTYRANTKKVFVRHAGTKDEAEVPLTSTTQVAPGDTVRIPERFF